From Maniola jurtina chromosome 7, ilManJurt1.1, whole genome shotgun sequence:
AACTGAACTTTCACTTAAACGGCGTTTAACGAAAAATTATTGCACTTTTTTATACGTCacagtatttaaattaatactATATGATGACAggtcttatttaattttaatacttgtaaaaaaattgtataatctaaaatacaaacatatttatattattaggtactcagGTAGGTTGTTTTTAAGCCTCAAAAAATATCAACAAAAGTTCAAGGTAATGCCCAAAAAAGTAGGTCTCATATAACATACTTCATTTGATTACGAAAAATTTatcttttcattattttgttggcctaatttgtaaaaaaaaaacacaaatacaaaattattggCAAGTCTTTTAATAATCTTTACAACTTACATCactaatacttaaaaataaatagcaataaatacaaaataatttaagttaaataaataattattaattaacattGCAAATTCAATTTGGCTTCGTTTTTAATGTTTAGGTAagttaacaattattataaatatactaTTACTGTATCTGGTTAAAGCTCGTACTGTCGAAATAACTTCTacctttttattaaaactgcaTCTATACAATATATCGGAAAAGGTTAAATTGGTTGAATGTATCCACATTCAGCTTATGATCTactttgaaattttgcaggtaggtttCCTCAATAACCTAGAATCCTTTTAGAAATTTTATCCAAGAGAAGTCAAGTaggtcagctagtatattatacatataaattaaaataataacctaTTTAAGCTCTAAAGTACACATTTCCATATTATTAATACAGATTACTTATGCTTTTTTCGTCCTATCGAATTTGTTGTTTTTGAATCCATTAATGGTCTGTTTATTGGCTTCCATTCCGATTCAGATGATGCTACATACGTTTGAACATTATCTTCTCTATCAATTGAATCCTGGTTCTTATCGTCATCTTCAAAGAAATCAATTATAGGATGATagttgtaatttattttctttccaTTCGGAGATTCTTCTCTCCCTATCTTACTTTGATCAAATGGcttaaaaattgtaaagtttCTCTCTGTTGTCGCAGCTTGAagcttcggagatattgttacTCGTGGATTAAAATTAgtgttaatatttatttcagtcTCTTCGAGGTCCTCATTGAAATCGGTTGAGCTATCGAAATCGTATGCGCCTATAGCAGACGTACCAGAAGAAACTAAATCTTCTGGACCCGTAGATATCTTCTTCCTTATAGGTCTTCGACTTGGTCTAATCGGGCCTCTTTTGAATTGGCTGTCAATtgctttatatttattaaaactatcTTTGGAAAATGAAAATGATGTCGGTGCCGCTGGCGTCGGAGGTTCTAAATAGCTGGGCAGTGTAACAGATTCTAATGCAGCTAAGCCTGAAGGATTTCGTGGCACCGGTCTTTTACTATTTCTTACTGAACTTGCTTGGTTAAACGAATCTGGGAAATATGTATTGCCATAGGAATCAATTGGACTTGATGGCACGTTATTGAATTCGTCATTGTCATTTAATTTAGCATTATTGAACGCCGATTCTAGTATAGAATTGTGACTGTCCGCTACTGTTGGGAATGGATCAACGGCTATTGGCTTATTAAGGCTAAATGGGGTTTTAGATAAACTTGGTCTTTGTATGCTGGACTGTACGGATTCAAACGCTTGATTGCCGTGTTCAGATGATAGGTCTTCGCCAGGGAAATGTTCGGAGGATGTTTCATGCATTCTGTGGCCTAAAGGTGGAAACGATACGCTGTACCCCTCAATGTGACAGGAACAGCATGTAGGAACctgaaatattttgaaaattaatctCTTATAAAAACTACAGAAAATAGAATTACCTACtatgatttttatgtaaattcatTTACTtgtaatattacttactttgaatatatCCATGTGTAAGCCATTCTGCTGGTCCCATGTTAGAAGTCTGTGATAGTTGTAAACTTGAACGCATTTTGATTTGAAATTGTCCGTCAGATATGTACAGGATTCTTTTGGCTTCCTGAAATGGAGAAAATGTAATAAGAACAATTAAGTACTATTTCAtcgattaaataataaattcttgATGGGTAGCCCCCCGTTATTCACAAAATAAACATAGAATGAAAAGGTTTTGGAAGTCTCTGATATAACTTTTGTTAATAGTATAACAACTAACTAAACTAAGAAACTAAATCGATAGAAATAAGAACTTTGCTATTATTTTTAgtgctgaaaatcagcgctgtatGCTCTTGTGGATCAAGACATACAGCAAAATGCTTAGCTGGAACCTTTTTTCAGGTTGGGCCACATATCACACAGTTTATTTcagcgcttcttctgcttgagacATTTTGATTTTCCTACTCAAGTGGAGGTAACGAATTCCTAGGTTAATAATGATGTGTGGGGACAGTTTACaagtaaacatttttctttctttcttttcaaaAATCTTCCAAATGAAGGACATCATGGCTTTTACTCCTGTCAATTATTGACTTTTCTTTCCCTTCAAGGCTTGTACTCCTGTTAATTGTTTAAGTTTCTACGAAAATGGAGTCCTTACAAGCATTTCTCGAGCCGCAACGTCTGCGTGTGTTCTCCGGTGTTCACGATGTACTTCCACTGCCCTGAAGTTGCTCTTGCTCGCTGCGGCCGCGCGTACTTCACGGTGCTCGGGCACATGAACCCGGCTTCCCCTGCGCTGGCGAAATCACGGTTTGCTGTGTCACCTCGCCTGTAGGAGCAAATGAATATCATAGGaattcaatcatcatcatcagcctattTAGATtagtgatagtctagtggttaagacagcGGCCGCTCATTCGGGAGGTCGCGGTCTGcttgagttctccataatgttatcaaaggtgtgtgacgtCTGCCTATTCGCACTGGGCCTGAACCCTTCTCAATATGGGAaaagactcgtgctcagtagtcaCAGACGAACAGCTGGCAGCTAGAGTCACGTGACAAAGACTACCAAATTGCTGtgtaagaagaggatgcaaatactctaTTTAGTTAccaacagaatcagtaccacAATTGCTtgaatcacaagtgtaaataaaaaatttataacacccccgacaagtgaggttacagtaactagaaaaaggctgataactttcaaacggctgaattttcttggaatatagctaagaacacactcgatcaagccacctttaaatcggttcattagcttaggagctacgatgccacagacggataaacagatactcagatatacaggtcaaacttataacacccctctttttggatcgggggttaaaaattataaatagatatattagttaaattaaaaactgaatATAATATAGCTTTGCTCTTTTTGAAGTATGTAAACTAAGAAGgttaattaaatttttcatgaacgatttgattttttttcatgatgATGAATTGCCACGCTGACGAAGCCTTTGGCGAAAACTAGTTATGTTTCTATaatagtttataaataaataatactttataacaaTCCATTGCAATAGTTAATTTGTTTCACGCAACAGTGTCGCCATTGTATTAAAACCGCAAGAAAAGATTGACAAGTTATAATTTGTGCAATATTTGATCAAAACTGTTATTATCTGTGTTGTATACTTGTTGTATAACTTCGCTCAAACTGTTGCAATTTGCTATACTATTTAATAACGTTTTCCTTACGATATCTTCCATTACTATGTTTTCTTTTCCTACCGATATCAAACCTACTgtaagaatttttgtttttaataatttggatgatatttttaattgctaATTTACCTACTTCAAGAGCCTCTGTATAAATTGCACATAAACCTTCTGGGGCTAAAAATTCGTTAGCGTGATTCAGATTGCTTGGTGTATTTACCTTTCCGATTGAAGATACCTGTGATGCCATCTCATGGGAACGTTGTGACTTGTAAGTTGCTTCCCATATCAATTATCATAGAGATAGGTTGCTATCAGGTGATTGCTGTACGATTCTTTCCTATGAGTGGGAGAAGTACCATCTGGTGTCTTGCACATACTCACATAATACTTGTACCGATTACCTGTTTCGGCTATATTCAGTTACTTGCTATCTCAGTTTTCTTTATTGCTTATCTTTTGTTACTAGAATGTAATagtaaaaagtaataatattcaGTAGGGTACCTGTTAGAAACAAGATAGTGTTCAGCGGTGTACTTCGCCTCCTGAGCAGGGGTGATGCCATCAACAGCTCCTTCGCCAGGGTCTTTGAAGTCTGCTAGCAGCGCCCCCGCCGCTGCCTTGTTGCGCCTTATACTGGATATTATTGCATCTCTGGAAAAATGAACATGATGTCATGATTAACTTTAAAACGCTGCTCTAGTATCATGTAAAATataaccagtcaagtgcgagttgggctcgcacacgaaggttcCGTAACATCCTACAAGATAAAGCATCGTATGATGAAGAGGTAAAGAGTTTTGGGGAATTACTTCTCCCTGTCGCACTCCCCGCTGCAATTGGATTGGTCTCGTAGTCTGGTCCTGTATACGGACTAACATGGTGGTGTTTTCGTACAAGCACTTCAGCACTTGGATACACCGTTTAACTTTTTGGCATTAAGGTCCCCGTCCCAAGTTTCGCTTCAAAAACTTCAAAACATCATTAAGATTTCTAATGGAACTAGTTATCTTTACGACTTTTTTATCTTTACCAAAAGGCTTATGATTTTTAATTGTTTGCATTAAAAATCCGCGGAGACAACTTCCGCTTACTAAAATTCGCCATTACTCTAAATGCTCATCGTCATTCTGCCAGTTTTCCTTTGTTGATATCACAGTCTAAAGAGTTACTTTGTACAGTTGGTCGAAGGAAACGTCTAGAGCTAGACACGGCCATTCTGCGGGGTAGCTGGACCCAGGGAGAAACGAGAGAGGGATTATACCAACCAGCAGAAGTCGGTACACGACACTTGGGAATTAAAACCCAATTAGTTATTACTCcggaaaaattaataataataattaatctacctGCAATATTctatattttactaattttaccacaattattttttatatctataaGACTGTACAGTTTTTGACAATGTTGCTAAGCAAGTTACCGACAAATAAATTTTGGTTTTTAGTAGTGGAGCAAATCAGATATGTAAATGTTCAGCTTCGGACCCATTACTTGCAGCTAACAGTTTGCCTCCACATATTTCGTAGTGTACGCAGTTTGCAGCATTTCGTTTGCTATagctcatagctttagttttaagttcagTGTAGTATTAAGTATCGGCATTaaatcattatcttacaaattcaagaataattaacaattaaaaagtgtacaatagtacaaactttgaataaataatttgacttGACATCTCAATCAGCGGCTGCAATGCAGCGAAAGGAAGCGTGCAATTTTGCATCCATTACGCTGTATCCAGCTCAGAGCTCGGAGAGCATGTCACCCTAATAAAATAGTTAGCTGTGCGTAGACAGCCGCAAACTATTTACCTCATGTATCCGAAGCCCTAAGTCAGTTCGTCCACAAACATCAATGGCTTTGTCCCACTGTAATTTATTTATGCTGTGTTGATTCCATACTGCCGGTTGACACAATGCTCTCACTTTCTACCGTGTCCGTCCGACATTGTGACGTTTTTCCTTCTGTTTACTTTTGCTTTCGTTGGCCATCTACTTATGCAAGCGTTGACCTGTTCTGATTATACTTCGCGAAATTCGTAACTCTtggacttttaatttttttatgctaCAGTAACCACAGTGTTATTAAAACTTCTTTATTTTGAATGTAAATTAAATGCTCACGTTCACACTgaatatttaagttttattttaacattttttccattcattatcatcatcatcaattcatCATCAGCACACTGCTAAgctcgggtctcctctcagaatgtggagggtttggccacagtctaccacgATGGCtaagtgctgattggcagatttcacttttaagaaaataatgGAGACCTCTTGGCATGCATCTTTTCCTTCCCCGTTAAAACATgtaatacttaattgcttaaagcaCACACTGTTTAAGGTATACTTAGGTCGTTTTTGAATGAAAAAGGCggtattttgtcaaaaatgatctatactaataaataaaattgaagcgtctgtctgtaatttcgaaataactacctcatttTAAGCTCagatggttatttgaacgataccataactgaatcacccggttttaaaatttttgtctgtctgtctgtctgtctgtctgtctgtttgaaaaggctaatcttcggaccggctgaaccgattttgacgggattttcacagacaaacagcggattgaccagggagtaacataggctacttttttaaccgactttcaaaaagggagttgtgtttttctacctatgtacaccgaaatctccgagatttctgaaccgatttgcgtaattttttttttaatcgatagaaaaactttgcgacaagttcccacgggatttttagaaacctaaatccacgcgggcgaagctgcgggcatcagctagttcaaaataattatgactTACGCTGGATAATCATCAGTATGCAAACAAAGAGTGTTAGTAAACAGTTCGCATTTAGCTTGATCCGTGGTGGAGGGCAGTTTCCTGCCCGGGACTGGTCTTCGGCGGCTTATGGCTGCGAGGGTAGGTTCTGCAGTAGTGCGACGCGTTGGTGGTGATATCTTTGGCATGTAAGTACCGCGGCGGATCAGGTTACCTGAAAATTATAGAGGGTAGTTTTATATAAAGTAAAATTACCTAACTGTCACCTGTTTATAAAAATTAGGAAATAGGTCTATTAGTTTGTAAGAAAACAAGAAATGATTTTTCATTTCAAGtatatgtcggcggtaccgacttttagctgtcaatactttgctcactgagcattacgtcatctccccactgtcgtcgttggactataaaatcagacacgctgtgcgtagcgaggcattattcgtccggtcgttgccgaggacacttctcagtaggaatagtctgtcgtactgtaggttttagagtagtggttacctaaagtggtactgttggttaaacgagttgttattgtggcggttaggttagatggttggtttgggaccggtgtaaggggtggaggagccggtctaggtaggttaggttaggtttacctagttacgctggtagttgtgacatgcagtaaacggaagtattgttcttaacacgtctgaagatcgcctagtgatcgaagcagaccctaaggatcttcgtctgccttcatcaattcttaaacaatcctcggctcgatccgacatataggtacctacatttccGAAAAATGTATACTTGGTAAAGGATTGAAAGATTGTAGAGTTAAGAGTCTATCATAGGTTCCTACTCTATCAAAAATATCTACCTGAGTAGATGTCTGTACcatattttactaaataaaatatttggtttagTTTACTTTTGATATTATTGTTCATTGTTTGCTATCATTGCCAGAGCGTTTTTGTACCTTTACCTTTTCTATCCATGTATCTATTCAGCGACCGGAACTTCTCAGCGATGGGTAGATCTTGGACCACCGTTTGGTTGGTGGCATCAGCTGTCAGGTCCATGGTGCCGTTGTCGCTGCGGCTTATACTCTCCTGTCTGTTCTTGTTGTACGACTCCGTTGTGGAAAAGGATACGGTTCTCTGTAAATTACAACAttcttgtaaatgtttatgttgtaaacaaacaaaattctTACCGAAATGTCATGCGGTACTAAATTttgccaaaatcggttaagtgaaAGGGCGgcgttcccactagattacaatatACATGTGGCTATTCACatcggtggttcctctggtgctgcaaatgttcatgggtggcgttAATTACTTTACATCAGGTGAGTCAAATGCTGGTTTGTTCcctatttttagttaaaaaaaaagatagccCTATTGGTTGCCATACTCCGATAAGAGACAAAAAGGAGAACTTATAAAAAAGTACTTTATAAAGTACCTTAGTTCCTTGGTCAGTTCTTTGTGCTTGCTACACTACCAAAATTGTTAAACATACTTACATTATTATCAATTGCAATATCGTGAAGTGTATTTACAGTGTCTTTAGGATTTTCATTTGTGTGACTCTGTGTGTTATTTGTTACTTTCTTATTAATGTCTTGAACATGTTTTTCGTCTATTATATTTGCTGTTTGCGTAATTCTTTGAGATCTGTTTCTGAAATTGCGATGTTTTTGGAGTATATTTTGTGTACTTGTGCTGGGTTGGTTTTCTTGATCTTCAGTATCAAACATGTCATCGTTTATAGAATCTTCGGTGAACGAGCGTCTCTGAAAGAGTGTTTGTGGGTAGTTAACTTCTCGAGGTTCTTTGCCGGGTCTGATTGCTCGACGGATCAAATTGGCTGTATCTAATAGGATTGGTAGCATCAGATCAGAAGTGCTGTTGTTATTGAACATTGACCTCacctgaaataaaacaaaaggttcaaaattaataaaatatattacgaACTATAGtaaattaagttaatttttaattgaggCGGCTCATCTTTATTAATAAACGTAGTTGCAGTGTTTTATGTTTTGCTTTATTTAATTCAGTACTAATCACTCAACTCAGAAACTCCATAtacttgactacaatcacaccgTGCAGACCTTTGCTATGTATTTTGATATCTACGTTTATCATCCTAGTCATTGCTCCTAAGACAGTAGACATTTTGTTCAAGCTATTGAAATTCATAACAGTACAATCAATGATTTCTCTGATTTTTGTTGGACACTGCTTCTGGAAACGGTGATTTATAAATCACagttattttttctaaaatgttacTTATATTAATTGAAAACCCTAATTTTAATCCTATTGTACACATTTATCtcatatatatttatttctattttgtaCACTTGAATGGGCATGATTACGATTATTATGCATTATTTATTTGACGGCCATGTGAAAACATAACTCAAACTGTGAGACAACTTTCATAggtttattatatacctacgttTCGTTTACTTCAAGCTAgcttcaagttttttttattatagctcTTATGTCTTCAGCATTAACGTAAGAAAACCAACTA
This genomic window contains:
- the LOC123866812 gene encoding neurotrophin 1, with the protein product MGLKMRLICLISLIQVLKGDDLQDFEFSDPNELLIAQESRQYETIVKPPVRILKPNGVTNSHRPQYNLDSLEADLTAQLDDYFESTSKRPVVKNYKIKMSKEGMIRDAVLRALERKDHVGKFAQILPIIRAMSGNQRVALASLVASQVTTPPGRQPLNLSQVRSMFNNNSTSDLMLPILLDTANLIRRAIRPGKEPREVNYPQTLFQRRSFTEDSINDDMFDTEDQENQPSTSTQNILQKHRNFRNRSQRITQTANIIDEKHVQDINKKVTNNTQSHTNENPKDTVNTLHDIAIDNNRTVSFSTTESYNKNRQESISRSDNGTMDLTADATNQTVVQDLPIAEKFRSLNRYMDRKGNLIRRGTYMPKISPPTRRTTAEPTLAAISRRRPVPGRKLPSTTDQAKCELFTNTLCLHTDDYPADAIISSIRRNKAAAGALLADFKDPGEGAVDGITPAQEAKYTAEHYLVSNRRGDTANRDFASAGEAGFMCPSTVKYARPQRARATSGQWKYIVNTGEHTQTLRLEKCLKPKESCTYLTDNFKSKCVQVYNYHRLLTWDQQNGLHMDIFKVPTCCSCHIEGYSVSFPPLGHRMHETSSEHFPGEDLSSEHGNQAFESVQSSIQRPSLSKTPFSLNKPIAVDPFPTVADSHNSILESAFNNAKLNDNDEFNNVPSSPIDSYGNTYFPDSFNQASSVRNSKRPVPRNPSGLAALESVTLPSYLEPPTPAAPTSFSFSKDSFNKYKAIDSQFKRGPIRPSRRPIRKKISTGPEDLVSSGTSAIGAYDFDSSTDFNEDLEETEININTNFNPRVTISPKLQAATTERNFTIFKPFDQSKIGREESPNGKKINYNYHPIIDFFEDDDKNQDSIDREDNVQTYVASSESEWKPINRPLMDSKTTNSIGRKKHK